A region from the Planifilum fulgidum genome encodes:
- a CDS encoding lytic transglycosylase domain-containing protein — translation MEMPDLRKWIRPAVMALPSKRKMALGFFLLLFFFSVISPLFNQWMYPLEYEEHILYSAEATGADPFLVMAIIRVESKFDPHKRSPKGAQGLMQLMPETVDWVIADGKFSPAFRDLVYEPSVNIHMGSYYISGLVREFGGNKIAAIAAYNAGPGNVKRWMREGRWDGTRRNLSGVPFGETRHYVRRVTFFYERYRTLYGHLIERKESYTLPQ, via the coding sequence ATGGAAATGCCTGATCTCAGAAAGTGGATTCGGCCCGCAGTGATGGCCCTGCCCTCGAAACGGAAGATGGCCCTGGGTTTTTTTCTGTTGTTGTTTTTTTTCTCGGTCATTTCCCCGCTGTTCAACCAATGGATGTATCCCCTCGAATACGAGGAGCACATTCTGTACAGCGCGGAAGCCACCGGAGCCGATCCCTTTTTGGTGATGGCCATCATTCGGGTGGAGAGCAAGTTTGATCCTCACAAGCGATCACCGAAGGGAGCCCAGGGCCTGATGCAGCTGATGCCCGAGACGGTGGACTGGGTGATTGCGGATGGCAAGTTTTCTCCCGCCTTTCGCGACCTGGTGTATGAACCATCGGTCAACATACATATGGGCAGTTATTACATATCTGGTCTGGTCAGGGAATTTGGGGGCAACAAAATCGCGGCGATCGCCGCTTACAATGCCGGACCGGGCAATGTCAAGCGTTGGATGAGGGAGGGAAGGTGGGACGGGACCCGCCGGAATCTGAGTGGCGTGCCTTTTGGGGAAACGCGTCACTATGTCCGCCGGGTTACCTTTTTTTACGAGAGGTACCGAACCTTATACGGCCATCTGATCGAAAGAAAGGAGTCCTACACCCTGCCCCAGTAG
- a CDS encoding carbohydrate ABC transporter permease — MKRSVRSAYLLISPYLLFLAVFLIYPVFFSIWLTFHDWNIVSPEIPFVGLENYRRLLGDELFYKALWNTFRFIMINIPLQIVLALLLAVALNQPIKGRGFFRAAYFLPVVTSGVVISFLWSWMLSTDDGIINEVLGWFGIGPVPWLTSETWSIPSIAWVAAWKNLGYYVVIFLAGLQSIPKTLYEAARIDGAGPVQIFFRITLPMLNPAMLLVLVMSTINGFQLFTEPFIMTGGGPANSSLSVVMYIYKNAFQSLDMGYAATIGLALALIILTVSLLQKKLLERDAYY; from the coding sequence TTGAAACGGAGCGTCCGGTCCGCCTATCTTCTGATTTCGCCCTACCTGCTGTTTCTGGCGGTGTTTTTGATCTATCCCGTTTTCTTTTCCATCTGGCTCACCTTTCATGATTGGAACATCGTGTCGCCGGAGATTCCCTTCGTCGGGCTGGAAAATTACCGTCGCCTGCTCGGCGACGAGCTGTTCTACAAGGCCCTGTGGAACACCTTTCGCTTCATTATGATCAACATTCCGCTGCAGATCGTCCTGGCCCTTTTGCTGGCCGTCGCCCTGAACCAGCCGATCAAGGGAAGGGGTTTTTTCCGGGCGGCCTACTTTCTTCCTGTGGTCACCTCCGGGGTTGTGATCTCCTTTCTCTGGTCGTGGATGCTGTCGACGGACGACGGGATCATCAATGAAGTGCTGGGTTGGTTCGGGATCGGCCCCGTCCCTTGGCTGACCAGCGAAACCTGGTCCATTCCTTCCATCGCCTGGGTGGCCGCCTGGAAAAATCTAGGTTATTATGTGGTGATTTTTCTGGCCGGCCTGCAGAGCATCCCGAAAACCCTGTACGAGGCGGCGCGGATCGACGGGGCGGGGCCGGTTCAGATCTTCTTCCGGATCACCTTGCCCATGTTGAATCCGGCGATGCTGTTGGTGCTGGTCATGTCCACGATCAACGGGTTTCAGCTGTTCACGGAACCCTTCATCATGACCGGAGGCGGACCGGCCAACAGTTCCCTGTCCGTGGTGATGTACATCTACAAAAACGCTTTTCAGAGCCTGGACATGGGTTATGCCGCGACCATCGGGCTGGCGCTGGCCCTGATCATCCTCACCGTGTCCCTCTTGCAGAAAAAGCTCCTGGAGCGGGATGCCTACTATTGA
- a CDS encoding carbohydrate ABC transporter permease — translation MNAGLGKWLKTGIFYLVLIAGAVLFIFPFYWMAVASIKTPREVFDLNLIPSEITFQSYNYMLDRIPVARSLFNSFVFAGGVTLITLVVTSMAGYALARLKFWGRDVLFSVVLLTMMIPFQLLMIPLYVIVVKLGWMNSYAGLILPISVNALGIFIFRQFFRTIPQELIDAARIDGASELQILFRVMLPLSRPAMITVAILTFMGPWNDLLWPLLVTREQEMMPLAQAATLFGLEGQGGQWGSIMAVNTLLALPVVLLYLFFQRYFIESISNTGMKG, via the coding sequence ATGAACGCCGGACTTGGAAAGTGGCTGAAAACGGGGATTTTTTACCTGGTCCTGATTGCCGGCGCCGTCCTTTTCATCTTCCCGTTTTACTGGATGGCGGTGGCTTCGATCAAAACGCCCCGGGAAGTGTTTGACCTCAATCTGATTCCGTCGGAGATCACCTTTCAAAGTTACAACTACATGCTGGACCGGATTCCGGTGGCAAGGTCGCTTTTCAACAGCTTTGTCTTTGCCGGCGGGGTCACCCTGATCACCCTCGTGGTGACTTCGATGGCCGGGTATGCCTTGGCCCGTCTGAAGTTTTGGGGAAGGGACGTGCTTTTCTCCGTCGTTCTCCTGACGATGATGATCCCGTTTCAGCTGCTGATGATTCCCCTGTATGTGATCGTGGTCAAACTGGGGTGGATGAACTCCTACGCCGGATTGATTCTGCCGATTTCCGTCAATGCCCTGGGCATCTTCATTTTCCGGCAGTTCTTCCGCACCATTCCCCAGGAACTGATCGATGCGGCCCGGATTGACGGAGCCAGCGAACTGCAGATCCTGTTCCGGGTCATGCTTCCCCTGTCCCGGCCGGCGATGATCACGGTGGCGATCCTCACCTTCATGGGACCGTGGAACGATCTGTTGTGGCCCCTTCTGGTGACCCGGGAGCAGGAGATGATGCCCCTGGCCCAGGCGGCCACCCTGTTCGGCCTGGAGGGTCAAGGGGGGCAGTGGGGGAGTATTATGGCAGTAAACACCCTTCTCGCCCTTCCCGTCGTCCTCCTGTATCTGTTCTTCCAGCGGTATTTCATCGAAAGCATCAGCAATACCGGGATGAAGGGATGA
- the coaE gene encoding dephospho-CoA kinase encodes MRVGLTGGIATGKSTVSRMLRNRGAAIVDADQVAREVVEPHTPGWRRIRERFGDQILLPDGFLDRKALRNVVFRDARARRDLNEILHPLIRERMMEKAEMLEKEKPERIIVFDIPLLYESGLTRWVRKVIVVYVPESVQIRRLMEREGIGEEEALRMIRAQIPIEEKKRMADCLIDNSGSLEETERQVDQLWKCLISESGFGPQ; translated from the coding sequence ATGCGTGTCGGATTGACCGGTGGAATCGCGACGGGCAAGAGCACGGTTTCCCGGATGCTGCGGAATCGCGGCGCGGCGATCGTCGACGCCGATCAGGTGGCCCGGGAGGTGGTGGAGCCCCATACGCCGGGATGGCGTCGTATCCGGGAGCGTTTTGGCGATCAAATCCTGCTTCCCGACGGTTTCCTCGACCGGAAGGCCCTTCGGAACGTGGTTTTCCGCGATGCTCGGGCCCGCAGGGATTTGAACGAAATTTTGCATCCCCTGATCCGGGAGAGAATGATGGAAAAGGCCGAAATGCTGGAAAAGGAGAAGCCGGAAAGAATCATCGTGTTTGACATTCCCCTCCTTTATGAGAGCGGGCTGACCCGGTGGGTGCGAAAGGTGATCGTGGTGTATGTCCCGGAATCGGTTCAAATCCGCCGATTGATGGAGCGGGAGGGAATCGGGGAAGAGGAAGCGCTTCGCATGATTCGGGCACAGATCCCGATCGAGGAGAAAAAACGAATGGCGGACTGTCTCATCGACAATTCCGGCTCACTGGAGGAAACGGAAAGACAGGTTGATCAGCTATGGAAATGCCTGATCTCAGAAAGTGGATTCGGCCCGCAGTGA
- a CDS encoding ROK family protein, giving the protein MSFVMGRCIGVDVGGTKIAAARVESDGSLSRRFRTDTRADEGPDGVIERICQGIEQVMGEEKVEGIGIACPGPLDARTGVVLSPPNLPGWDRIPLKDRLEERFGVPVRVENDANAAAWGEYLLGAGRGADPMVYITVSTGIGGGIVLDGRLYRGADTFAGEIGHTIVDPGGAPCSCGRRGCLEALASGTAIARAAAEAVRKGNRRIREAGGSAPRAEHVFAAYRDGDEDASRIVREAVRHLAIGISNIVHLFNPRAIVIGGGVARAGDALFAPLRERIRAFLMPSFAGTFELLPAKLGEDAGVVGAAALWAERPK; this is encoded by the coding sequence GTGTCGTTTGTCATGGGCCGATGCATCGGCGTGGATGTGGGAGGGACCAAAATCGCCGCCGCCCGGGTGGAGTCCGACGGCTCCCTGAGCCGGCGGTTTCGGACGGATACCCGGGCCGACGAGGGACCCGACGGAGTGATCGAACGGATTTGCCAAGGGATCGAGCAAGTGATGGGGGAAGAAAAGGTGGAGGGGATCGGCATCGCCTGTCCGGGGCCTCTGGATGCCCGCACCGGGGTGGTTCTTTCTCCGCCCAATCTGCCCGGTTGGGACCGGATTCCTCTGAAAGACCGGCTGGAGGAGCGATTCGGCGTGCCCGTCCGGGTGGAAAACGACGCCAATGCGGCCGCTTGGGGGGAATATCTGCTGGGAGCGGGCCGGGGGGCGGATCCGATGGTCTACATCACCGTGAGCACCGGCATCGGCGGCGGAATCGTTTTGGATGGGCGCCTGTATCGGGGAGCCGACACGTTTGCCGGGGAGATCGGGCACACGATCGTCGATCCCGGGGGAGCCCCCTGCAGCTGCGGGCGCAGAGGGTGTCTCGAGGCGCTGGCGTCCGGGACGGCGATCGCCCGGGCGGCAGCGGAAGCCGTGCGCAAGGGAAACCGGCGGATCAGAGAAGCGGGCGGGAGCGCGCCGCGGGCGGAACACGTTTTCGCCGCATACCGGGATGGGGACGAGGATGCTTCCAGGATCGTGCGCGAAGCGGTCCGCCATCTCGCCATCGGCATTTCCAACATCGTCCACCTGTTCAATCCTCGGGCCATCGTGATCGGGGGCGGGGTGGCCCGCGCCGGGGACGCGCTGTTTGCTCCCCTCCGGGAGAGGATCCGGGCCTTCCTGATGCCGTCCTTTGCGGGGACCTTTGAGCTTCTGCCGGCAAAACTGGGGGAGGATGCCGGCGTGGTCGGCGCCGCCGCGCTGTGGGCGGAGCGGCCAAAGTGA
- a CDS encoding ABC transporter substrate-binding protein, with amino-acid sequence MRKALIVCAALLLVLVQTACSSEGESGGKVELTYWPAANPSEVEFAKEVVKEWNEKHPDIQVKMEPLPASRSSEEVILSSIAAGTTPDITSNINPGALGQFVEAGGMLAIDEIEGAMEYITERTPKETVEAFKSPDGHLYQIPWKGNPVMILYNKKHFEEVGLDPDNPDIGTYSKFLEAARKLARDKNGDGKPDVWAINPNVEQTWWQRFFDFYPFYLAATGGETLLKDGKAAFNNEAGLEVVQLFRTLFEEKLAPNSTYKENLLAKGKVSMTITGPFALPDLKKQAPDMEIGVAPIPVPDDQEGKEVITYGDPKNIGIFSTTKHPKEAWEFAKFLISKENDRKFLEMTQQIPFRKGIDQDPETKKFFEENPVLQAFAKQAPYTRATDDSDKLTDIFDALSLEYQQAAVLGKKSPKAALNEAEKKVNQLLKK; translated from the coding sequence ATGAGGAAAGCGCTGATCGTGTGTGCCGCTTTGCTGTTGGTGCTGGTCCAGACGGCCTGTTCTTCCGAAGGGGAAAGCGGGGGGAAAGTGGAGCTGACCTACTGGCCCGCGGCCAATCCTTCGGAGGTGGAGTTCGCCAAGGAAGTGGTCAAGGAGTGGAACGAGAAACATCCCGACATTCAGGTGAAGATGGAGCCCCTTCCCGCCAGCCGTTCCTCGGAGGAGGTCATTTTAAGCTCGATCGCCGCGGGAACCACCCCGGACATCACATCCAACATCAACCCGGGGGCGTTGGGGCAGTTTGTGGAAGCCGGAGGGATGCTGGCCATCGACGAGATTGAAGGGGCGATGGAATATATCACGGAGCGGACCCCGAAGGAGACCGTGGAAGCCTTCAAATCCCCCGACGGCCATCTCTACCAGATCCCCTGGAAGGGCAATCCCGTCATGATCCTCTACAACAAAAAACACTTCGAGGAAGTGGGGCTGGATCCGGATAATCCGGACATCGGCACCTATTCCAAATTCCTGGAGGCGGCCAGAAAGCTGGCCCGCGACAAGAACGGCGACGGAAAACCGGACGTCTGGGCGATCAATCCCAACGTGGAACAAACCTGGTGGCAGCGGTTTTTCGATTTCTACCCCTTCTATCTGGCGGCCACGGGGGGAGAGACGCTGCTGAAGGACGGCAAAGCGGCCTTCAACAATGAAGCCGGTCTGGAGGTCGTCCAATTGTTCCGAACCCTCTTCGAGGAAAAACTGGCTCCCAATTCCACCTACAAGGAAAATCTGTTGGCCAAAGGAAAGGTCTCCATGACCATCACCGGTCCCTTCGCCTTGCCGGATCTGAAGAAGCAGGCGCCGGACATGGAGATCGGCGTCGCTCCGATCCCGGTTCCCGACGATCAGGAGGGGAAAGAGGTGATCACCTACGGCGATCCGAAAAACATCGGGATTTTCAGCACGACCAAGCATCCCAAGGAAGCCTGGGAGTTCGCCAAGTTCCTGATCAGCAAGGAGAATGACCGCAAATTCCTGGAGATGACCCAGCAAATCCCCTTCCGCAAAGGGATCGACCAGGATCCGGAGACGAAAAAGTTCTTTGAGGAAAATCCGGTGCTTCAGGCCTTTGCCAAGCAGGCTCCCTACACCCGGGCGACGGATGATTCGGACAAGCTGACGGATATCTTCGACGCCTTGTCCCTGGAGTATCAGCAGGCGGCGGTGCTGGGGAAAAAGTCTCCGAAGGCCGCCCTGAACGAGGCGGAAAAGAAAGTGAACCAGCTTCTCAAGAAATGA
- a CDS encoding DnaD domain protein gives MSSMIWKECTPRDGWWSRTLRPIHAADVSSLLHLYQPIVGTAAIGLYLTLAYQIPLHHRAGASEVHSHLYLMNLLSLPLQDLLEARYRLEGVGLVNTYRLDKGEMRLYEYEIVPPLCPERFFQSDVLSIALYNRLGKERYLSIRRKLLGGEENARKEQKGKNVTKSFQQVFGSFSPAEVSAAASVEKMWNPGVESVSQEGKPPSFLAEEDDLSMIRMRLESVLDPDAWTEEVEMQLREIRFLYQLSDWDLLRALQNPYVTYNGRINLERLRNFVCNEYRFRFGALPVVVNRNFPRAESRAEPPSGEEQAKGQKPQKEEDHLKRHLKKLASISPLELLAHFQNGSRIPDADMDLVERLIHEYGLPYGVINVLLEYVMYTHDYKLPRPLVEKIAGHWKRRGVETVEEAYELARKELNWEWKKKRQRKRNLPARKETGEESLPRAVAKQMEAESRGKVAQAEVDPKVQAEILEELNRMRERFKEKRGST, from the coding sequence ATGTCTTCGATGATCTGGAAAGAGTGCACGCCGCGCGACGGCTGGTGGAGCCGGACACTTCGGCCGATTCATGCGGCGGATGTGAGCAGTCTGTTGCACCTGTACCAACCGATTGTCGGAACAGCGGCCATTGGTCTGTATCTCACCTTGGCCTATCAGATTCCGTTGCACCACCGGGCGGGTGCTTCCGAGGTTCATTCCCACCTGTATCTGATGAACCTGTTGTCCTTGCCTCTGCAGGATTTGCTGGAGGCCCGCTACCGGCTGGAAGGAGTGGGGCTTGTCAACACTTATCGCTTGGACAAGGGAGAGATGCGCCTTTACGAGTACGAAATCGTCCCCCCTCTCTGTCCGGAGCGGTTTTTTCAGAGCGACGTTCTCAGTATCGCCCTCTACAACCGGTTGGGGAAGGAGCGATATCTCTCCATCCGCAGGAAATTGCTGGGGGGAGAAGAGAATGCCCGGAAGGAACAGAAGGGAAAAAATGTGACCAAGTCCTTTCAGCAGGTGTTCGGGAGCTTCTCCCCGGCGGAGGTGAGCGCAGCGGCTTCCGTCGAGAAAATGTGGAACCCCGGAGTCGAATCGGTGTCCCAGGAGGGGAAACCGCCCTCTTTCCTCGCCGAAGAGGACGATTTGTCCATGATCCGCATGCGGCTGGAATCCGTCCTCGATCCCGACGCCTGGACGGAGGAAGTGGAGATGCAGCTGCGGGAGATCCGTTTTTTGTACCAGTTGAGCGATTGGGATCTGCTGCGGGCGCTGCAAAACCCCTATGTGACGTATAACGGGCGAATCAATCTGGAACGTCTGCGCAATTTCGTCTGCAACGAGTATCGCTTCCGGTTCGGCGCGCTTCCCGTGGTGGTCAATCGGAATTTTCCCCGCGCGGAATCGCGCGCGGAGCCTCCTTCCGGGGAAGAACAAGCCAAGGGACAAAAGCCACAGAAGGAAGAGGATCACCTGAAGCGCCATCTGAAAAAATTGGCTTCCATCTCTCCTCTGGAACTTTTGGCCCACTTTCAGAACGGATCGCGGATTCCCGATGCCGACATGGATCTGGTGGAGCGGCTGATCCACGAATACGGGCTGCCTTACGGCGTGATCAATGTTCTGTTGGAGTACGTGATGTACACGCACGATTACAAGTTGCCGCGCCCCCTGGTGGAGAAAATCGCCGGCCACTGGAAGCGCCGCGGTGTGGAAACGGTGGAAGAGGCTTACGAATTGGCGCGGAAAGAGTTAAACTGGGAGTGGAAGAAAAAGCGGCAGCGGAAGAGGAATCTTCCCGCCCGAAAGGAAACGGGCGAAGAGTCGCTGCCGCGGGCGGTGGCGAAACAAATGGAGGCGGAAAGCCGAGGAAAGGTGGCACAGGCGGAAGTGGATCCCAAAGTGCAGGCGGAGATCCTGGAGGAATTGAACCGCATGCGTGAACGGTTCAAGGAAAAGAGGGGTTCAACATGA
- a CDS encoding glyceraldehyde-3-phosphate dehydrogenase, giving the protein MPLRVAINGFGRIGRMVFRRAMREADLRVVAVNASYPPETLAHLIKYDTVHGMFEGEVVAEADGFTVNGQRVKLLSDRDPSRLPWGDMDIDVVVEATGKFRDREGAGKHLRAGAKRVVITAPGKDEDVTIVMGVNESAYDPERHRILSNASCTTNCLAPVVKVLHESFGVEHGLMTTVHSYTNDQKNLDNPHKDLRRARACAQSIIPTKTGAAQAIGKVLPELDGRLNGLALRVPTPNVSVVDLVADLAVPVTAEEVNRAFKRAAETHMKGILQYCDAPLVSSDFNGNEHSAVIDALSTMVTGERQVKVLAWYDNEWGYSCRVVDLLKLIGRLQGAGRTKQEVAL; this is encoded by the coding sequence ATGCCACTTCGAGTTGCCATCAACGGTTTTGGACGAATCGGGCGAATGGTTTTCCGCAGAGCGATGCGTGAAGCCGATCTCCGGGTGGTCGCCGTGAATGCCAGCTATCCGCCGGAGACGCTGGCCCACCTGATCAAATATGATACGGTGCACGGGATGTTTGAGGGAGAAGTGGTGGCGGAGGCGGACGGCTTCACCGTGAATGGCCAAAGGGTGAAGCTTTTGTCCGACCGGGATCCCTCCCGCCTTCCCTGGGGCGATATGGATATCGACGTGGTGGTGGAGGCCACCGGAAAGTTCCGGGATCGGGAAGGGGCCGGAAAACACCTCAGGGCCGGGGCGAAGAGGGTGGTCATCACGGCACCCGGCAAGGACGAGGATGTCACCATCGTCATGGGAGTCAATGAAAGCGCATACGATCCGGAAAGGCACCGCATCCTCTCCAACGCTTCCTGCACCACCAATTGCCTCGCTCCCGTGGTCAAGGTGCTGCACGAGTCCTTCGGCGTGGAACACGGACTGATGACGACGGTTCATTCCTACACCAACGACCAGAAAAACCTGGACAATCCCCACAAGGATCTCCGGCGGGCCCGGGCATGCGCCCAATCGATCATTCCGACCAAAACGGGTGCGGCCCAGGCGATCGGCAAGGTGCTGCCGGAGTTGGACGGGCGGTTGAACGGGCTGGCGCTGCGCGTTCCCACTCCCAATGTTTCGGTCGTCGATCTGGTGGCGGATCTGGCGGTGCCGGTGACGGCGGAAGAGGTGAACCGGGCCTTCAAGCGAGCGGCGGAGACCCATATGAAGGGAATTCTCCAGTATTGCGACGCCCCGCTCGTCTCCTCCGACTTTAACGGAAATGAACACTCCGCCGTCATTGACGCCCTCTCCACCATGGTGACCGGGGAGCGGCAAGTCAAGGTTTTGGCCTGGTATGACAACGAGTGGGGATATTCCTGCCGTGTTGTGGATTTGTTAAAGCTGATCGGACGGCTGCAGGGAGCCGGTCGGACCAAGCAGGAAGTGGCATTGTAA
- the nrdR gene encoding transcriptional regulator NrdR, with amino-acid sequence MRCPYCGSMGSRVLDSRPANEGKSIRRRRECESCGRRFTTFETVEVKPLMVIKKDGSREEFRREKVLRGLIRACEKRAVPLEKLEQLVDRIERQLREQGRSEVPSREIGEMVMEGLAEVDEVAYVRFASVYRQFRDINMFVKELEELLNRSRKPLPDVKEQDG; translated from the coding sequence ATGAGATGCCCCTATTGCGGATCGATGGGAAGCCGGGTGCTGGATTCCCGCCCGGCCAACGAAGGAAAATCGATCCGGCGACGCCGCGAATGCGAAAGCTGCGGAAGGCGGTTTACCACCTTTGAAACGGTGGAAGTGAAACCCCTCATGGTGATCAAGAAGGATGGAAGCCGGGAGGAATTCAGACGGGAGAAGGTGCTTCGCGGGCTGATTCGGGCATGCGAAAAGCGGGCCGTGCCCCTGGAGAAGCTGGAGCAGCTGGTGGACCGGATCGAGCGGCAGCTGCGGGAGCAGGGACGGTCGGAGGTGCCCTCCCGGGAGATCGGTGAAATGGTGATGGAGGGATTGGCGGAGGTGGACGAGGTGGCCTATGTCCGCTTTGCCTCCGTTTACCGGCAGTTTCGGGATATCAACATGTTTGTGAAGGAACTGGAAGAATTGTTGAATCGCTCCCGGAAGCCGCTTCCGGATGTGAAAGAGCAAGATGGATGA
- the dnaI gene encoding primosomal protein DnaI encodes MNRIDRYTGEWLKRMPGRKGMDARVESWLSHPAVTRFLRDHPQVSKKTLVRSLARVRQFVQEQENCAKCPGLDNCPNLVRGHAGRLVYSGGYVDLMMKPCDKLKEKTEEEKRNRLIRSHYIPRDILSATFETIIPDAGRTEAIRAAIRFCNAFADGKPERGLYFYGPFGVGKSRIAGAMTRELVRHNVDSLMVYVPDFMREMRDSIQEGSLGDKLDRLKKASVLILDDIGAETLTPWIRDEVLGSILQYRVSEGLPVVYTSNLDLEELEDHLAYSHRGGTERVKARRIMERIRHYVDVYLVEGPNRRLMKEKS; translated from the coding sequence ATGAACCGGATCGATCGCTATACGGGCGAGTGGCTGAAAAGGATGCCCGGGCGAAAGGGAATGGATGCCCGCGTCGAATCGTGGCTGTCCCACCCGGCCGTCACGCGGTTTTTGCGGGATCATCCGCAGGTATCCAAAAAAACGTTGGTCCGCTCCCTCGCCCGGGTGCGCCAGTTTGTCCAGGAGCAGGAAAACTGCGCCAAATGCCCCGGACTGGACAACTGTCCCAATCTGGTGCGGGGACATGCGGGAAGGCTTGTCTATTCCGGCGGTTATGTGGATTTGATGATGAAGCCCTGCGACAAGCTGAAGGAAAAGACGGAGGAGGAGAAGCGGAACCGGCTGATTCGCAGCCATTACATTCCCCGGGACATTCTGTCCGCCACCTTTGAAACGATTATTCCGGACGCCGGCAGAACCGAGGCGATCCGGGCGGCCATCCGCTTCTGCAATGCCTTTGCCGACGGGAAGCCGGAGCGGGGACTTTATTTTTACGGCCCTTTCGGCGTGGGAAAGAGCCGGATCGCCGGGGCGATGACCCGGGAACTGGTGCGCCACAACGTGGATTCCCTGATGGTGTATGTGCCGGATTTCATGCGGGAGATGCGCGATTCCATCCAGGAGGGATCCCTGGGTGACAAGCTGGACCGGTTGAAAAAGGCGAGCGTCCTGATTCTGGACGATATCGGCGCCGAAACCCTCACGCCCTGGATCCGGGATGAGGTGTTGGGTTCGATTTTGCAATACCGGGTTTCCGAAGGGCTCCCTGTGGTTTATACGTCCAATCTGGACTTGGAGGAGCTGGAGGATCACCTGGCTTACTCGCACCGGGGGGGGACCGAACGGGTCAAAGCCCGGCGGATCATGGAGCGAATCCGCCATTACGTGGATGTGTACCTGGTGGAAGGGCCCAATCGGCGGCTCATGAAGGAAAAATCCTGA
- a CDS encoding glycoside hydrolase family 130 protein — MSKSSILFPFGSFVKHESNPILSPRGEGWESKDVFNPAAVVKDGKVYLLYRAEDRTGMGKWNGTSRIGLAVSEDGIRFERHPEPVLIPTEPYEADGGCEDPRVTQIGDTYYMTYTAYDGKNARMCLATSKDLFNWEKHGIVFPGWEGDQAREWSKAGAILPEKINGKYVMYFGDSCIWIAYSDDAIHWEPVKEPVLRPRENPDDFDSLLVEPGPQPLLTEEGILLIYNGARKLSESGRSGTGNIHAFPVRYEAGQVLFSRENPAQVIRRTETSFFAPESQAETEGQVDNVVFLEGLVEFKGAWYLYYGMADSHIGVAIYRP; from the coding sequence GTGTCGAAATCATCGATTCTTTTTCCTTTCGGTTCCTTTGTGAAGCATGAATCCAACCCGATTTTATCCCCCCGCGGAGAAGGATGGGAATCCAAGGATGTGTTCAATCCCGCCGCGGTCGTGAAGGACGGCAAGGTGTACCTGCTGTACCGGGCGGAGGATCGCACCGGCATGGGGAAGTGGAACGGGACGTCCCGCATCGGTCTGGCGGTGAGTGAGGACGGAATCCGCTTTGAGCGCCATCCCGAACCGGTACTGATTCCGACGGAGCCCTATGAAGCGGACGGCGGATGCGAAGATCCCCGGGTGACCCAGATCGGCGACACCTATTATATGACCTATACGGCCTATGACGGCAAAAACGCCCGGATGTGCCTGGCCACATCCAAGGATCTGTTCAACTGGGAGAAGCACGGCATCGTCTTCCCGGGATGGGAAGGGGACCAGGCCAGGGAATGGTCCAAGGCCGGAGCGATTCTCCCGGAGAAGATCAACGGCAAATACGTCATGTATTTCGGAGACAGCTGCATCTGGATCGCCTATTCCGACGACGCGATCCACTGGGAACCCGTGAAGGAACCGGTCCTCAGACCCCGTGAAAATCCCGACGACTTCGACAGTCTGCTGGTGGAGCCGGGCCCCCAGCCCCTTCTGACGGAGGAGGGGATCCTCCTGATTTACAACGGTGCCCGGAAGCTGAGCGAGAGCGGAAGGAGCGGAACCGGGAACATCCACGCTTTTCCCGTCCGCTATGAGGCGGGACAGGTGCTGTTTTCCCGGGAGAATCCGGCCCAGGTGATCCGGCGGACGGAAACCAGCTTTTTCGCTCCCGAATCCCAGGCCGAGACGGAAGGACAGGTGGATAACGTCGTCTTTCTGGAAGGGCTGGTGGAGTTTAAGGGAGCCTGGTATTTGTACTACGGAATGGCGGATTCCCACATCGGCGTGGCCATTTACCGTCCGTAG